In the Ipomoea triloba cultivar NCNSP0323 chromosome 6, ASM357664v1 genome, one interval contains:
- the LOC116022555 gene encoding probable LRR receptor-like serine/threonine-protein kinase At1g56140 isoform X1 — translation MKVKFLPSGVGPMKNIITIIIIAIAIFAPHKLLPPALAQTTATLDPTEARILNSIFQKWGIQANNLQWNLSGQLCTGFAVDSTSMQDTAYNPAIKCTCSSTVCHITALKVQAQDVTGGIPDELWNLTSINDLNLGQNYLNGTLSRSIGNLRRLQYLSVGKNALSGLLPKELGLLTDLRSFSISTNNFSGPLPSELGNLKKLTQLYIDSSGVSGPIPPSFANLLNLETVWASDIELTGRIPDFIGNWAKLNTLRLQGNSFQGPIPSTFLKLTLMVDLRISDLLNGNSSLDFIRNMKNLSKLVLRNNNISASIPSNIGEYQSLSLLDLSYNNLTGRVPDQLFNLSSLQNLFLGSNKLTGPLPSQKSQSLQNIDLSYNELSGSLPSWTGGRGLQLNLISNNFTIGSSRGSALPSGLNCLQKNFPCHRGKPIYSSFAIKCGGQQITSSNELVFERDNETLGPATYYMTSTGRWAVSNVGLPSDSTAPEYTASSLSQFTNTLDSELFQTARLSAGSLRYYGLGLENGNYTVTIQFAEPIILNPNPPSWKTLGRRIFDVYIQGNLKEKDFDIKKIAGGSLRALSRKYTVHVSENHMDIHLFWAGKGTCCVPRQGTYGPLISAISATADFHPTVSNEPPFEDELPSEKKKNRTGMVVGIVVGVGVVSFLSVFAVYCFVQKRKRQHTYEDEELLGMDAKPYTFTYAELKAGTSDFSPSNKLGEGGFGPVYKGTLEDGRTVAVKQLSVVSRQGKRQFVAEVATISAVQHRNLVKLYGCCYEGDNRLLVYEYHENKSLDKALFGHSDLYLDWPRRFEICLGVARGLAYLHEESRLKIVHRDIKASNILLDSYLNPKISDFGLAKLYDDKKTHMSTHVAGTIGYLAPEYAMRGHLTEKADVFSFGVVALEIVSGRSNSDSNLEQDKRYLLEWAWQLHENNSDVDVVDEDLLDFNEDEVKRVIGVSLLCTQASPTSRPSMSRVVAMLSGDTEVPILTSKPSYITDCKFDDKTSLLQSIIRCSQTADEDPSVVTTSVATTDLNSSPLDNPSRPILHEIIGDGR, via the exons ATGAAGGTGAAGTTTTTGCCAAGTGGAGTTGGTCCGATGAAGAACATCatcaccattattattatagcaATTGCCATCTTCGCCCCGCATAAGCTTCTTCCCCCGGCTCTAGCTCAGACCACCGCCACTCTTGATCCCACTGAAG CTAGGATTTTGAACTCCATATTCCAAAAATGGGGAATTCAGGCCAACAATCTGCAGTGGAACTTGAGTGGACAATTGTGCACTGGCTTCGCCGTCGATTCTACCAGCATGCAAGACACCGCTTACAATCCCGCAATCAAATGCACTTGTTCTTCCACCGTTTGCCACATCACTGCCCT GAAAGTTCAGGCGCAAGACGTTACTGGTGGGATTCCAGATGAACTTTGGAACCTAACTTCAATCAATGATCT aAATCTTGGCCAAAATTACTTGAATGGCACACTGTCCCGCTCTATTGGAAATTTGCGTCGTTTGCAATACCT AAGCGTAGGCAAGAATGCATTATCAGGGTTGCTTCCAAAGGAACTTGGATTGCTGACTGACTTAAGATCCTT TTCCATTAGCACAAATAACTTTTCTGGACCTCTGCCATCGGAGCTTGGAAATTTGAAAAAGCTAACACAACT CTATATAGATAGCTCTGGTGTTAGTGGGCCTATACCTCCATCATTTGCAAATCTACTGAACCTAGAAACAGT GTGGGCTTCAGACATTGAGCTTACAGGGAGGATACCTGATTTCATTGGGAATTGGGCAAAGCTCAATACCTT GAGGCTTCAAGGAAATTCATTTCAGGGCCCAATTCCATCTACATTTTTAAAGTTAACCTTAATGGTTGATTT GAGGATAAGTGATCTTTTGAATGGGAACTCTTCACTGGACTTCATTAGGAATATGAAGAATTTAAGCAAACT AGTGTTGCGGAATAACAATATTTCTGCTTCCATCCCCTCTAATATTGGAGAATATCAGAGCTTGTCTCTGCT gGATTTGAGCTATAACAATTTGACAGGACGTGTTCCAGATCAACTCTTCAATCTTAGCTCACTccaaaattt GTTTCTCGGTAGTAACAAGTTAACAGGTCCTTTGCCTTCACAAAAGAGCCAAAGCCTACAGAATAT AGACTTATCATACAATGAATTATCTGGTAGCCTCCCTTCTTGGACTGGTGGACGAGGTTTACAACT AAATCTCATCAGCAATAACTTTACAATAGGCAGCTCTAGGGGCAG TGCTCTGCCTTCAGGATTGAATTGTCTTCAGAAGAATTTCCCTTGCCATCGGGGAAAACCCATTT ACTCTAGCTTTGCTATTAAGTGTGGTGGTCAACAAATTACATCATCTAATGAGCTAGTGTTTGAGAGGGATAATGAGACTCTTGGTCCGGCAACATATTACATGACAAGCACTGGCAGGTGGGCTGTTAGCAATGTTGGACTGCCCTCTGATAGCACTGCTCCAGAATACACGGCCTCCAGTCTGTCACAGTTTACAAATACTTTGGACTCTGAACTCTTCCAGACAGCAAGACTTTCAGCTGGATCGCTAAGGTACTATGGCTTGGGCTTGGAAAATGGTAATTACACTGTGACCATCCAGTTTGCAGAGCCAATAATCCTGAATCCTAATCCTCCTTCTTGGAAGACTCTTGGGAGGCGCATCTTTGATGTATATATACAG GGCAATCTAAAGGAGAAAGATtttgacattaaaaaaatagcTGGGGGATCACTCAGAGCTCTTTCAAGGAAATATACTGTTCATGTATCTGAAAATCATATGGACATCCATCTATTTTGGGCTGGGAAAGGAACTTGCTGTGTACCTAGACAAGGTACTTATGGACCTTTGATTTCAGCTATTAGTGCAACCGCAG ATTTTCATCCCACTGTTAGTAATGAACCTCCCTTTGAAGATGAACTTCCCtctgaaaaaaagaagaatagaaCTGGCATGGTTGTAGGAATTGTTGTTGGAGTAGGAGTTGTGAGCTTTCTTTCTGTATTTGCTGTGTATTGTTTTGTtcagaaaagaaaaaggcagcACACATATGAAGATGAAG AGCTCTTGGGAATGGATGCAAAACCATATACTTTTACTTATGCAGAATTAAAAGCCGGGACAAGTGACTTTAGTCCTTCTAATAAGCTCGGAGAGGGAGGATTTGGACCAGTATACAAG GGAACACTCGAAGATGGGAGAACTGTTGCTGTTAAGCAACTCTCTGTGGTCTCCCGCCAAGGGAAGAGGCAGTTTGTGGCAGAGGTTGCAACTATTTCTGCTGTCCAGCACCGCAACCTCGTGAAGTTGTATGGTTGTTGCTATGAGGGTGACAACCGGTTGCTTGTTTATGAGTATCATGAAAACAAGAGTCTTGATAAAGCACTATTTG GACATAGTGACTTATACCTTGATTGGCCAAGACGATTTGAAATATGCTTGGGAGTAGCAAGAGGTCTAGCTTATTTGCACGAGGAATCTCGACTAAAAATCGTACACAGAGATATCAAAGCCAGTAATATTCTACTTGACTCATACCTCAATCCCAAAATCTCAGATTTTGGGTTGGCGAAGCTCTATGATGATAAAAAGACCCATATGAGCACCCATGTTGCTGGCACAAT TGGGTACCTTGCACCGGAATATGCCATGCGTGGCCACCTTACCGAGAAGGCTGATGTATTTAGCTTTGGAGTGGTTGCCTTGGAGATTGTCAGTGGTCGTTCCAACTCTGACTCCAACTTGGAACAAGATAAGAGATATCTTCTTGAATGG GCTTGGCAGCTCCATGAGAATAATAGTGATGTTGATGTGGTGGATGAAGATCTACTAGATTTCAACGAGGATGAAGTGAAACGAGTGATAGGGGTATCGCTTTTGTGCACCCAAGCATCCCCAACATCACGGCCATCAATGTCCCGTGTGGTAGCAATGCTTTCAGGAGACACTGAAGTACCAATCTTAACTTCAAAGCCCAGCTACATCACTGACTGTAAGTTCGATGATAAAACTAGTTTGCTGCAGTCTATTATTCGGTGTTCCCAAACAGCAGATGAAGATCCATCAGTGGTTACTACAAGTGTGGCAACAACAGATTTAAATTCTTCACCGCTAGATAATCCATCCAGGCCTATCCTTCATGAGATCATTGGAGATGGTAGGTAG
- the LOC116022555 gene encoding probable LRR receptor-like serine/threonine-protein kinase At1g56140 isoform X2 translates to MCCSSISTNNFSGPLPSELGNLKKLTQLYIDSSGVSGPIPPSFANLLNLETVWASDIELTGRIPDFIGNWAKLNTLRLQGNSFQGPIPSTFLKLTLMVDLRISDLLNGNSSLDFIRNMKNLSKLVLRNNNISASIPSNIGEYQSLSLLDLSYNNLTGRVPDQLFNLSSLQNLFLGSNKLTGPLPSQKSQSLQNIDLSYNELSGSLPSWTGGRGLQLNLISNNFTIGSSRGSALPSGLNCLQKNFPCHRGKPIYSSFAIKCGGQQITSSNELVFERDNETLGPATYYMTSTGRWAVSNVGLPSDSTAPEYTASSLSQFTNTLDSELFQTARLSAGSLRYYGLGLENGNYTVTIQFAEPIILNPNPPSWKTLGRRIFDVYIQGNLKEKDFDIKKIAGGSLRALSRKYTVHVSENHMDIHLFWAGKGTCCVPRQGTYGPLISAISATADFHPTVSNEPPFEDELPSEKKKNRTGMVVGIVVGVGVVSFLSVFAVYCFVQKRKRQHTYEDEELLGMDAKPYTFTYAELKAGTSDFSPSNKLGEGGFGPVYKGTLEDGRTVAVKQLSVVSRQGKRQFVAEVATISAVQHRNLVKLYGCCYEGDNRLLVYEYHENKSLDKALFGHSDLYLDWPRRFEICLGVARGLAYLHEESRLKIVHRDIKASNILLDSYLNPKISDFGLAKLYDDKKTHMSTHVAGTIGYLAPEYAMRGHLTEKADVFSFGVVALEIVSGRSNSDSNLEQDKRYLLEWAWQLHENNSDVDVVDEDLLDFNEDEVKRVIGVSLLCTQASPTSRPSMSRVVAMLSGDTEVPILTSKPSYITDCKFDDKTSLLQSIIRCSQTADEDPSVVTTSVATTDLNSSPLDNPSRPILHEIIGDGR, encoded by the exons ATGTGTTGCAGTTCCATTAGCACAAATAACTTTTCTGGACCTCTGCCATCGGAGCTTGGAAATTTGAAAAAGCTAACACAACT CTATATAGATAGCTCTGGTGTTAGTGGGCCTATACCTCCATCATTTGCAAATCTACTGAACCTAGAAACAGT GTGGGCTTCAGACATTGAGCTTACAGGGAGGATACCTGATTTCATTGGGAATTGGGCAAAGCTCAATACCTT GAGGCTTCAAGGAAATTCATTTCAGGGCCCAATTCCATCTACATTTTTAAAGTTAACCTTAATGGTTGATTT GAGGATAAGTGATCTTTTGAATGGGAACTCTTCACTGGACTTCATTAGGAATATGAAGAATTTAAGCAAACT AGTGTTGCGGAATAACAATATTTCTGCTTCCATCCCCTCTAATATTGGAGAATATCAGAGCTTGTCTCTGCT gGATTTGAGCTATAACAATTTGACAGGACGTGTTCCAGATCAACTCTTCAATCTTAGCTCACTccaaaattt GTTTCTCGGTAGTAACAAGTTAACAGGTCCTTTGCCTTCACAAAAGAGCCAAAGCCTACAGAATAT AGACTTATCATACAATGAATTATCTGGTAGCCTCCCTTCTTGGACTGGTGGACGAGGTTTACAACT AAATCTCATCAGCAATAACTTTACAATAGGCAGCTCTAGGGGCAG TGCTCTGCCTTCAGGATTGAATTGTCTTCAGAAGAATTTCCCTTGCCATCGGGGAAAACCCATTT ACTCTAGCTTTGCTATTAAGTGTGGTGGTCAACAAATTACATCATCTAATGAGCTAGTGTTTGAGAGGGATAATGAGACTCTTGGTCCGGCAACATATTACATGACAAGCACTGGCAGGTGGGCTGTTAGCAATGTTGGACTGCCCTCTGATAGCACTGCTCCAGAATACACGGCCTCCAGTCTGTCACAGTTTACAAATACTTTGGACTCTGAACTCTTCCAGACAGCAAGACTTTCAGCTGGATCGCTAAGGTACTATGGCTTGGGCTTGGAAAATGGTAATTACACTGTGACCATCCAGTTTGCAGAGCCAATAATCCTGAATCCTAATCCTCCTTCTTGGAAGACTCTTGGGAGGCGCATCTTTGATGTATATATACAG GGCAATCTAAAGGAGAAAGATtttgacattaaaaaaatagcTGGGGGATCACTCAGAGCTCTTTCAAGGAAATATACTGTTCATGTATCTGAAAATCATATGGACATCCATCTATTTTGGGCTGGGAAAGGAACTTGCTGTGTACCTAGACAAGGTACTTATGGACCTTTGATTTCAGCTATTAGTGCAACCGCAG ATTTTCATCCCACTGTTAGTAATGAACCTCCCTTTGAAGATGAACTTCCCtctgaaaaaaagaagaatagaaCTGGCATGGTTGTAGGAATTGTTGTTGGAGTAGGAGTTGTGAGCTTTCTTTCTGTATTTGCTGTGTATTGTTTTGTtcagaaaagaaaaaggcagcACACATATGAAGATGAAG AGCTCTTGGGAATGGATGCAAAACCATATACTTTTACTTATGCAGAATTAAAAGCCGGGACAAGTGACTTTAGTCCTTCTAATAAGCTCGGAGAGGGAGGATTTGGACCAGTATACAAG GGAACACTCGAAGATGGGAGAACTGTTGCTGTTAAGCAACTCTCTGTGGTCTCCCGCCAAGGGAAGAGGCAGTTTGTGGCAGAGGTTGCAACTATTTCTGCTGTCCAGCACCGCAACCTCGTGAAGTTGTATGGTTGTTGCTATGAGGGTGACAACCGGTTGCTTGTTTATGAGTATCATGAAAACAAGAGTCTTGATAAAGCACTATTTG GACATAGTGACTTATACCTTGATTGGCCAAGACGATTTGAAATATGCTTGGGAGTAGCAAGAGGTCTAGCTTATTTGCACGAGGAATCTCGACTAAAAATCGTACACAGAGATATCAAAGCCAGTAATATTCTACTTGACTCATACCTCAATCCCAAAATCTCAGATTTTGGGTTGGCGAAGCTCTATGATGATAAAAAGACCCATATGAGCACCCATGTTGCTGGCACAAT TGGGTACCTTGCACCGGAATATGCCATGCGTGGCCACCTTACCGAGAAGGCTGATGTATTTAGCTTTGGAGTGGTTGCCTTGGAGATTGTCAGTGGTCGTTCCAACTCTGACTCCAACTTGGAACAAGATAAGAGATATCTTCTTGAATGG GCTTGGCAGCTCCATGAGAATAATAGTGATGTTGATGTGGTGGATGAAGATCTACTAGATTTCAACGAGGATGAAGTGAAACGAGTGATAGGGGTATCGCTTTTGTGCACCCAAGCATCCCCAACATCACGGCCATCAATGTCCCGTGTGGTAGCAATGCTTTCAGGAGACACTGAAGTACCAATCTTAACTTCAAAGCCCAGCTACATCACTGACTGTAAGTTCGATGATAAAACTAGTTTGCTGCAGTCTATTATTCGGTGTTCCCAAACAGCAGATGAAGATCCATCAGTGGTTACTACAAGTGTGGCAACAACAGATTTAAATTCTTCACCGCTAGATAATCCATCCAGGCCTATCCTTCATGAGATCATTGGAGATGGTAGGTAG